A region from the Cryptosporangium arvum DSM 44712 genome encodes:
- a CDS encoding PQQ-dependent sugar dehydrogenase: MSGPTRQRALRPLVVAATTLVLALAGCSLGAPDETESGESPNLPTPSASPTAPGGSEEDDGVGVQVLVKNLQVPWGLAFLPDGKALVTERDTRRILSITPGGRATPVQTIQDAYSGGEGGLLGIAVSPKYATDKTVYLYYTTRTDNRIASLVLGQQPQPIVTGIPVSGIHNGGRLAFGPDGYLYAGTGDASERGRAQDLKSLGGKILRMTGAGKPAPGNPYPNSLVWSRGHRNVQGLTWDSKKRLWATEFGQNEWDEVNVITKGGNYGWPTVEGMSNDKRFTKPLVAWKPDVASPSGAVVIGSNLLVAALKGERLWVVTLDPEKGTVDGTPRAMLQNRYGRLRTVASAPDGSVWVATSNRDGRGNPTVDDDRILRIIPPGSSGVDVL; the protein is encoded by the coding sequence CTCACTCGGCGCTCCCGACGAGACGGAGAGCGGCGAGTCACCGAACCTGCCGACGCCCAGCGCGTCGCCCACCGCCCCCGGCGGATCCGAGGAGGACGACGGGGTCGGCGTCCAGGTGCTGGTGAAGAACCTCCAGGTGCCGTGGGGGCTCGCCTTCCTCCCCGACGGGAAGGCGCTGGTCACCGAACGCGACACGCGGCGGATCCTGTCGATCACGCCCGGCGGCCGCGCGACCCCGGTGCAGACCATCCAGGACGCCTACTCCGGCGGTGAGGGCGGCCTGCTCGGTATCGCGGTCTCACCGAAGTACGCGACCGACAAGACGGTCTACCTCTATTACACGACACGCACCGACAACCGCATCGCGTCGCTGGTGCTGGGTCAGCAGCCGCAGCCGATCGTCACCGGCATCCCGGTGTCGGGCATCCACAACGGCGGCCGGCTCGCGTTCGGCCCCGACGGCTATCTCTACGCGGGCACCGGCGACGCCTCCGAGCGTGGCCGCGCGCAGGACCTGAAGAGCCTCGGCGGCAAGATCCTGCGGATGACCGGCGCGGGCAAACCGGCGCCGGGCAACCCGTACCCGAATTCGCTGGTGTGGTCCCGGGGCCACCGGAACGTCCAGGGCCTCACCTGGGACTCGAAGAAGCGTCTCTGGGCCACCGAGTTCGGCCAGAACGAGTGGGACGAAGTGAACGTCATCACCAAGGGCGGCAACTACGGCTGGCCGACGGTGGAGGGCATGAGCAACGACAAGCGGTTCACCAAGCCGCTCGTCGCCTGGAAGCCCGACGTGGCCTCGCCAAGCGGCGCGGTCGTCATCGGGTCGAACCTGCTGGTCGCCGCGCTGAAGGGTGAACGGCTCTGGGTGGTGACGCTCGACCCGGAGAAGGGCACGGTCGACGGCACCCCGCGGGCGATGCTGCAGAACCGGTACGGTCGGTTGCGGACGGTGGCCTCCGCCCCGGACGGATCGGTCTGGGTCGCGACGTCCAACCGGGACGGGCGCGGCAACCCCACCGTGGACGACGATCGCATCCTGCGGATCATCCCGCCCGGTTCGAGCGGCGTGGACGTGCTCTAG
- a CDS encoding metallophosphoesterase family protein — MGSDSIPTPPDDADATPVTSDEKAVTEPDAPAHGRHRLARLRSVRGPKWLRTGVLAFLIALVGTTLGLQLGGRAEVEIGPFQMQLAAQPSLSGGSQLRIPPLGAISIQSHSGPIRLVARVDGLNESETRQLIADPARIEEATDLTTGDVRSALETLALRAIGAGLLGAVLLGAIAFRDVRRTAITGGMAVVLLAGSSGIAAATLNPNSLSQPRYEGLLTNIPALIGDARSIYDNYGQYRGQLVSILTNMSKVYEAVSTLPNYQPDPNTIRVMHVSDLHNNPTAWQVIGTIGNQFQVNAVFDTGDLTDWGSATEANLYASNIAALKVPYVFIRGNHDSTDVARAVATNPNAVVLDDTVRQVAGLTVAGAGSSRFTPDKTTGDDNAGKDVEAQSGDALADTVQRYNRENEKSVDVMMVHEPAAAEPLKDRGPLILAGHTHERKVEALDKDTLLMIEGSTGAAGLRGLQGDTPKSFEMTVLYFAQDGALKAYDEITVSGSGQSQVELRRVIVGQRNAVPAATVTATPSGTVTVTPSAPNTQPVIPSPTPSGSPTVTPTP; from the coding sequence GTGGGTTCTGACTCGATTCCGACGCCGCCCGACGACGCCGACGCCACTCCCGTGACGTCGGACGAGAAAGCAGTGACGGAGCCGGACGCGCCGGCGCACGGCAGGCACCGGCTGGCCCGGCTGCGCTCGGTACGCGGGCCGAAGTGGCTGCGTACGGGCGTGCTCGCGTTCCTGATCGCGCTCGTCGGCACGACGCTGGGGCTGCAGCTCGGCGGGCGGGCCGAGGTCGAGATCGGCCCGTTCCAGATGCAGCTGGCCGCGCAGCCGTCGCTGAGCGGCGGCTCACAGCTGCGCATCCCGCCGCTGGGCGCGATCTCGATCCAGAGCCACAGCGGCCCGATCCGGCTGGTCGCGCGGGTCGACGGGCTGAACGAGTCGGAGACCAGGCAGCTGATCGCCGACCCGGCACGCATCGAGGAAGCCACCGACCTCACCACCGGAGACGTCCGCTCGGCGCTGGAGACGCTCGCGCTGCGTGCGATCGGTGCGGGGCTGCTGGGCGCGGTCCTGCTCGGGGCGATCGCGTTCCGCGACGTCCGGCGAACGGCGATCACCGGCGGTATGGCGGTCGTCCTGCTCGCCGGTAGCAGCGGCATCGCGGCCGCGACCCTCAACCCGAACAGCCTGAGCCAGCCCCGCTACGAGGGGCTGCTGACGAACATCCCGGCGCTGATCGGTGACGCGCGGTCGATCTACGACAACTACGGCCAGTACCGGGGTCAGCTCGTCTCGATCCTCACCAACATGAGCAAGGTCTACGAGGCCGTCTCGACGCTGCCGAACTACCAGCCCGACCCCAACACGATCCGCGTGATGCACGTCAGCGACCTGCACAACAACCCCACCGCCTGGCAGGTGATCGGCACGATCGGCAACCAGTTCCAGGTCAACGCGGTGTTCGACACCGGCGACCTGACCGACTGGGGCAGCGCGACCGAGGCCAACCTGTACGCGAGCAACATCGCCGCGCTGAAGGTGCCGTACGTGTTCATCCGCGGCAACCACGACTCGACCGACGTCGCTCGTGCGGTCGCGACGAACCCGAACGCGGTCGTGCTCGACGACACCGTGCGCCAGGTGGCCGGCCTGACCGTTGCCGGCGCCGGCAGCAGCCGGTTCACGCCGGACAAGACCACCGGCGACGACAACGCGGGCAAGGACGTCGAGGCGCAGTCCGGTGACGCGCTCGCGGACACCGTGCAGCGGTACAACCGGGAGAACGAGAAGTCCGTCGACGTCATGATGGTGCACGAACCAGCGGCCGCCGAACCGCTCAAGGACCGCGGGCCGCTGATCCTGGCCGGGCACACCCACGAGCGGAAAGTCGAGGCGCTCGACAAGGACACCCTGCTGATGATCGAGGGGTCGACGGGAGCCGCCGGCCTGCGTGGCCTCCAGGGCGACACGCCGAAGTCGTTCGAGATGACCGTGCTCTACTTCGCGCAGGACGGCGCGCTCAAGGCATACGACGAGATCACCGTGAGCGGGTCGGGGCAGTCGCAGGTGGAGCTGCGCCGGGTCATCGTCGGCCAGCGCAACGCGGTTCCGGCGGCCACGGTCACGGCGACGCCGAGCGGCACCGTGACCGTGACCCCGTCGGCCCCGAACACCCAGCCGGTGATCCCGTCCCCTACCCCGTCGGGCTCGCCGACGGTGACCCCGACGCCGTAG
- a CDS encoding sigma-70 family RNA polymerase sigma factor, whose translation MTAEHEFDEFYTANFAAIGTQIAAYLGDRAEAEDITQEAFCRAWRRWSRVSGYGDPVAWVRTVAYRLAVSRWRRIRVAFAHRRQQRAEPAPPPDPEWLDLVAALAALPPQQRRAVVLFYLGDLGIDEIADREGVPAGTVKSWLHRARGRLAVELGPDEISSTDRTGALREH comes from the coding sequence GTGACTGCGGAACACGAGTTCGACGAGTTCTACACCGCGAACTTCGCGGCGATAGGCACTCAGATCGCGGCGTACCTCGGCGACCGCGCGGAAGCCGAGGACATCACCCAGGAGGCGTTCTGCCGGGCCTGGCGACGCTGGTCGCGGGTGTCGGGCTACGGCGACCCGGTGGCCTGGGTGCGTACGGTCGCGTACCGGCTCGCGGTGAGCCGCTGGCGCCGGATCCGCGTCGCGTTCGCCCACCGCCGCCAGCAGCGGGCCGAGCCGGCGCCGCCACCGGACCCGGAGTGGCTCGACCTGGTCGCCGCACTGGCCGCGTTGCCGCCGCAGCAGCGCCGGGCCGTCGTCCTGTTCTACCTGGGCGACCTGGGCATCGACGAGATCGCCGACCGGGAAGGGGTGCCCGCCGGGACGGTCAAATCGTGGTTGCACCGCGCCCGCGGCCGCCTCGCCGTCGAACTCGGCCCCGACGAAATCTCTTCCACCGACCGGACGGGAGCGCTCCGTGAACACTGA
- a CDS encoding aminotransferase class V-fold PLP-dependent enzyme produces the protein MTTSVLSLDAVRNQFTPDPGFFNTASLGAPPRATVDAVRAAIDAWSLGRATAGDFDVSVVGAREAFARLAGVPASSVAAGSTVSPLVGLVAASLPAGSEVLVADDDFTSLLFPFAAQSGLSLRSVPLASLASSVRETTALVAVSMVQSADGRLVDLDALRATGVPVLLDTTQSTGWLPVDVSWVDYVVCGAYKWLLSPRGSAFLIVRPDRLESLTPHAANWYAGADIWASIYGLPLRLASDARRFDTSPAWFSWVGTATSLELLASLDPYEVHAHDVGLANTLRAGLGLPAGDSAIVSVPMDAAGQERLRAAGVRTAVRAGAVRFSCHLYTTPSDVDLALNALVG, from the coding sequence GTGACTACCAGCGTGCTGAGCCTCGACGCCGTCCGGAACCAGTTCACGCCCGACCCGGGCTTCTTCAACACCGCGAGCCTGGGTGCTCCGCCGCGCGCCACGGTCGACGCGGTCCGGGCCGCGATCGACGCCTGGTCCCTCGGGCGGGCGACCGCCGGTGACTTCGACGTCTCGGTCGTGGGCGCGCGGGAGGCGTTCGCCCGTCTCGCCGGGGTGCCGGCGTCGTCGGTGGCGGCCGGTTCCACGGTGTCGCCGCTGGTGGGACTGGTCGCGGCGTCGCTGCCGGCCGGTTCGGAGGTGCTCGTCGCCGACGACGACTTCACGTCGCTGCTGTTCCCGTTCGCCGCGCAGTCCGGGCTTTCCCTCCGCTCGGTGCCGCTGGCGTCGCTGGCGTCGTCGGTGCGTGAGACGACCGCGCTGGTCGCGGTGTCGATGGTGCAGTCGGCCGACGGTCGCCTGGTCGACCTGGACGCGTTGCGCGCCACCGGGGTGCCGGTGCTGCTGGACACCACGCAGTCGACGGGGTGGCTGCCGGTGGACGTCTCGTGGGTCGACTACGTGGTGTGCGGCGCGTACAAGTGGCTGCTGTCGCCACGGGGCAGCGCGTTCCTGATCGTGCGGCCCGACCGGTTGGAGTCGCTGACCCCGCACGCGGCGAACTGGTACGCCGGGGCCGACATCTGGGCGTCGATCTACGGGTTGCCGCTGCGCCTGGCCTCCGACGCCCGGCGGTTCGACACCTCGCCGGCGTGGTTCTCCTGGGTGGGCACGGCGACGTCGCTCGAGCTGCTGGCCTCGCTCGACCCGTACGAGGTGCACGCCCACGACGTCGGGCTGGCGAACACGTTGCGTGCCGGGCTCGGGCTACCGGCGGGCGACTCGGCGATCGTCTCGGTGCCGATGGACGCGGCCGGCCAGGAGCGCCTGCGGGCCGCCGGTGTCCGCACCGCGGTGCGAGCCGGCGCGGTGCGCTTCTCCTGCCACCTCTACACGACGCCGTCCGACGTCGACCTGGCGCTGAACGCGCTGGTCGGCTGA
- the gatB gene encoding Asp-tRNA(Asn)/Glu-tRNA(Gln) amidotransferase subunit GatB has translation MTVDVIERYEPVIGLETHVELGTNTKMWCGCATVFGAEPNTQVCPVCLGLPGSLPVVNAAAVAATIRIGLALNCSIATWCRFARKNYFYPDMPKNYQISQYDEPICTDGYLDVEVDGETIRVEIERVHMEEDTGKTLHVGGATGRIHGATHSLVDYNRAGIPLVEIVTKPVVGTGERAPEVARAYVTALRDVIRGLDVSDVRMEQGSMRCDVNTSLNRPGAPWGTRTETKNVNSLRSVERAVRSEMIRQAGVLDAGGKITQETRHFHEDTGETTSGRSKEEATDYRYFPEPDLVPIAPDPAWVEELRATLPEPPAERRKRIQQAWGVSDHDWASVVNAGAVELIGATIEAGASPEAARKWWMGELARKANETGTELDALAITPSQVAEVQALVDAGRINDKLARQVLDGVLAGEGSPEEVVVSRGLEVVSDTGALGAAVDEAIAANPDVAEKIRSGKVAAAGALVGAVMKATKGQADAKTVRELIIQKLS, from the coding sequence GTGACGGTAGACGTCATCGAGCGCTACGAGCCGGTCATCGGGCTCGAGACGCACGTCGAGCTGGGCACGAACACCAAGATGTGGTGCGGCTGCGCCACCGTGTTCGGCGCCGAGCCGAACACGCAGGTCTGCCCGGTGTGCCTGGGCCTGCCGGGCTCGCTGCCGGTCGTCAACGCGGCGGCGGTGGCGGCGACGATCCGGATCGGACTCGCGCTCAACTGCTCGATCGCCACCTGGTGCCGGTTCGCGCGGAAGAACTACTTCTACCCGGACATGCCGAAGAACTACCAGATCAGCCAGTACGACGAGCCGATCTGCACCGACGGTTACCTCGACGTCGAGGTGGACGGCGAGACGATCCGGGTCGAGATCGAGCGCGTCCACATGGAGGAGGACACCGGTAAGACGCTGCACGTCGGCGGCGCCACCGGTCGTATCCACGGGGCGACGCACTCGCTCGTCGACTACAACCGGGCCGGCATCCCGCTGGTCGAGATCGTGACCAAGCCGGTCGTCGGCACCGGGGAGCGAGCGCCGGAGGTCGCCCGGGCGTACGTCACCGCGCTGCGTGACGTCATCCGCGGTCTCGACGTGTCCGACGTGCGCATGGAGCAGGGCTCGATGCGCTGCGACGTGAACACGTCGCTGAACCGGCCCGGGGCGCCCTGGGGCACCCGCACCGAGACGAAGAACGTGAACTCGCTGCGCTCGGTGGAGCGGGCGGTGCGCTCGGAGATGATCCGCCAGGCCGGGGTGCTCGACGCCGGCGGCAAGATCACTCAGGAGACCCGTCACTTCCACGAGGACACCGGGGAGACCACGTCCGGCCGGAGCAAGGAAGAGGCCACCGACTACCGGTACTTCCCCGAGCCCGACCTGGTGCCGATCGCGCCGGACCCGGCGTGGGTCGAGGAGCTGCGCGCGACGCTTCCGGAGCCGCCGGCCGAGCGTCGCAAGCGCATCCAGCAGGCGTGGGGCGTGTCCGACCACGACTGGGCCTCGGTGGTGAACGCCGGAGCGGTGGAGCTCATCGGGGCCACGATCGAGGCCGGTGCCTCGCCGGAGGCGGCCCGCAAGTGGTGGATGGGCGAGCTCGCCCGCAAGGCCAACGAGACCGGCACCGAGCTCGACGCGCTGGCGATCACCCCGTCGCAGGTGGCGGAGGTTCAGGCGCTGGTCGACGCCGGGCGCATCAACGACAAGCTCGCGCGTCAGGTGCTCGACGGGGTGCTCGCGGGCGAGGGTTCGCCGGAAGAGGTCGTCGTGTCGAGGGGGCTCGAGGTCGTCAGCGACACCGGGGCGCTCGGTGCCGCGGTCGACGAGGCGATCGCGGCCAACCCCGACGTCGCCGAGAAGATCCGCAGCGGCAAGGTCGCGGCGGCCGGTGCGCTCGTCGGCGCGGTCATGAAGGCCACCAAGGGCCAGGCCGACGCGAAGACCGTCCGCGAACTGATCATCCAGAAGTTGTCCTGA